The following coding sequences lie in one Biomphalaria glabrata chromosome 18, xgBioGlab47.1, whole genome shotgun sequence genomic window:
- the LOC106076616 gene encoding calaxin-like isoform X2, giving the protein MSGLDENLVSNLIVYAKQLPKSDAPNEIDELVFVSQMLKQFNFTSPSMVSLMFGAIRSSKSSFATIEEFCKLLIVFMCSNLDLKIQFVFKVYDLNGDGELSFSELYHFLRPCVIMNDSEDVDTEEAVRELVEIVLKVTDIDENGAIDLNEFRRLVKSNVLYLQLLGPCLPTESYLQHFQHVLSTHNESEIRQIFGHERQFAMEKDTKLKYYPIRLELP; this is encoded by the exons ATGTCAG GTCTAGACGAAAATCTTGTGAGCAATCTAATTGTGTACGCCAAGCAGCTTCCCAAGTCAGATGCACCGAACGAAATTGATGAGTTGGTTTTCGTCTCACAGATGTTGAAACAATTCAACTTCACCTCGCCGTCCATGGTGTCACTGATGTTTGGGG CCATCAGAAGCTCAAAAAGTTCCTTCGCCACCATCGAAGAATTTTGTAAACTTCTCATTGTGTTTATGTGCAGCAATCTGGACCTGAAAATCCAGTTTGTCTTTAAAGTCTACGACCTGAATGGTGATGGGGAGTTGTCCTTTTCAGAGCTCTATCATTTCCTGAGG CCCTGCGTGATTATGAATGACTCCGAGGACGTCGATACGGAAGAGGCTGTGAGAGAACTGGTTGAAATTGTTCTCAAAGTCACTGACATAGATGAGAATGGTGCTATTGATTTGAACGAGTTCAG AAGGCTGGTGAAATCTAACGTCCTGTATCTGCAGCTACTGGGGCCTTGTCTGCCAACCGAAAGTTATCTGCAACA TTTCCAGCATGTATTGTCAACTCACAACGAGTCAGAAATTCGCCAAATATTCGGCCACGAGCGTCAGTTCGCCATGGAGAAAGACACAAAACTAAAGTACTATCCCATCAGGCTGGAGCTACCTTAA
- the LOC106076616 gene encoding calaxin-like isoform X3, translated as MPTSFQRMQEQTQKLIKSLVDMSGLDENLVSNLIVYAKQLPKSDAPNEIDELVFVSQMLKQFNFTSPSMVSLMFGAIRSSKSSFATIEEFCKLLIVFMCSNLDLKIQFVFKVYDLNGDGELSFSELYHFLRPCVIMNDSEDVDTEEAVRELVEIVLKVTDIDENGAIDLNEFRRLVKSNVLYLQLLGPCLPTESYLQQ; from the exons ATGCCGACGTCCTTTCAGCGCATGCAGGAGCAGACTCAGAAGCTAATCAAAAGCTTGGTTGACATGTCAG GTCTAGACGAAAATCTTGTGAGCAATCTAATTGTGTACGCCAAGCAGCTTCCCAAGTCAGATGCACCGAACGAAATTGATGAGTTGGTTTTCGTCTCACAGATGTTGAAACAATTCAACTTCACCTCGCCGTCCATGGTGTCACTGATGTTTGGGG CCATCAGAAGCTCAAAAAGTTCCTTCGCCACCATCGAAGAATTTTGTAAACTTCTCATTGTGTTTATGTGCAGCAATCTGGACCTGAAAATCCAGTTTGTCTTTAAAGTCTACGACCTGAATGGTGATGGGGAGTTGTCCTTTTCAGAGCTCTATCATTTCCTGAGG CCCTGCGTGATTATGAATGACTCCGAGGACGTCGATACGGAAGAGGCTGTGAGAGAACTGGTTGAAATTGTTCTCAAAGTCACTGACATAGATGAGAATGGTGCTATTGATTTGAACGAGTTCAG AAGGCTGGTGAAATCTAACGTCCTGTATCTGCAGCTACTGGGGCCTTGTCTGCCAACCGAAAGTTATCTGCAACAGTAG
- the LOC106076616 gene encoding calaxin-like isoform X1, which produces MPTSFQRMQEQTQKLIKSLVDMSGLDENLVSNLIVYAKQLPKSDAPNEIDELVFVSQMLKQFNFTSPSMVSLMFGAIRSSKSSFATIEEFCKLLIVFMCSNLDLKIQFVFKVYDLNGDGELSFSELYHFLRPCVIMNDSEDVDTEEAVRELVEIVLKVTDIDENGAIDLNEFRRLVKSNVLYLQLLGPCLPTESYLQHFQHVLSTHNESEIRQIFGHERQFAMEKDTKLKYYPIRLELP; this is translated from the exons ATGCCGACGTCCTTTCAGCGCATGCAGGAGCAGACTCAGAAGCTAATCAAAAGCTTGGTTGACATGTCAG GTCTAGACGAAAATCTTGTGAGCAATCTAATTGTGTACGCCAAGCAGCTTCCCAAGTCAGATGCACCGAACGAAATTGATGAGTTGGTTTTCGTCTCACAGATGTTGAAACAATTCAACTTCACCTCGCCGTCCATGGTGTCACTGATGTTTGGGG CCATCAGAAGCTCAAAAAGTTCCTTCGCCACCATCGAAGAATTTTGTAAACTTCTCATTGTGTTTATGTGCAGCAATCTGGACCTGAAAATCCAGTTTGTCTTTAAAGTCTACGACCTGAATGGTGATGGGGAGTTGTCCTTTTCAGAGCTCTATCATTTCCTGAGG CCCTGCGTGATTATGAATGACTCCGAGGACGTCGATACGGAAGAGGCTGTGAGAGAACTGGTTGAAATTGTTCTCAAAGTCACTGACATAGATGAGAATGGTGCTATTGATTTGAACGAGTTCAG AAGGCTGGTGAAATCTAACGTCCTGTATCTGCAGCTACTGGGGCCTTGTCTGCCAACCGAAAGTTATCTGCAACA TTTCCAGCATGTATTGTCAACTCACAACGAGTCAGAAATTCGCCAAATATTCGGCCACGAGCGTCAGTTCGCCATGGAGAAAGACACAAAACTAAAGTACTATCCCATCAGGCTGGAGCTACCTTAA